One window from the genome of Lathamus discolor isolate bLatDis1 chromosome 8, bLatDis1.hap1, whole genome shotgun sequence encodes:
- the LOC136018726 gene encoding C2 calcium-dependent domain-containing protein 4C-like gives MWLLEKIRVSHENGSIPSSSFLGLPSGQNLPEKSHLGAAAFPNVLTPDRIPEFCIPPRLTSSGPVKGTGFRQDHSSDNADTHSSGSSSSSSPHLIQVESAEEVPDLEEESTNSDPQSQAALSLPHFPRAPTSYGFCTLLESPHTRRKESIFHGDPRTALPSLMLPRSRANTLSGKGTMSNPTAISFASVRLPPRHPSLHRQGACDSDTASSSDSSPFSSPLLSRSPPRSCSRIKTQSQEGLLCRALKAKNKSSMPRNNSLSTEESSSTDNSPSAIRRASGGLLTTRTCSMSCSPIFPLDLGSSRERRVGESVVVMAKGGTLRLLAEYCLENERLRIRLISAEGLYEDSVEPKTINCCITFSLVPGKTQKQRSTVIKRSRNPIFNEDFFFDGIAEEQLYSRSVRMKAVNKGCNMKRDYTLGKQELSLISMLSV, from the coding sequence ATGTGGCTCTTGGAGAAGATCAGAGTATCACATGAAAATGGAAGCATCCCTAGCTCCTCCTTCCTGGGACTGCCATCTGGCCAGAATCTGCCAGAGAAATCCCATCTGggggctgctgcttttcccaatGTGCTCACTCCTGACAGAATCCCAGAGTTCTGCATTCCCCCCAGGCTGACCAGCTCTGGCCCTGTGAAGGGCACTGGCTTCCGCCAGGACCACAGTTCAGACAATGCAGATACTCATTCTtctggctccagctccagctcttcaCCACATCTTATTCAGGTGGAAAGTGCTGAAGAGGTCCCAGACCTGGAGGAGGAAAGCACCAACTCTGACCCCCAGTCCCAAGCAGCACTCTCCCTGCCTCACTTTCCCAGAGCCCCCACTTCCTACGGCTTCTGTACTTTGCTGGAGAGTCCCCACACCAGGAGGAAGGAGTCCATCTTCCACGGTGACCCACGTACTGCTCTGCCTAGCCTGATGCTGCCTCGCTCCAGAGCTAACACACTCTCTGGCAAAGGGACTATGTCTAATCCCACTGCTATCAGCTTTGCCTCTGTGAGGCTCCCTCCCAGGCATCCCTCTCTGCACAGGCAAGGTGCCTGTGACAGTGATACAGCCTCTTCCAGTGACTCCTCTCCTTTCAGCTCTCCGCTTCTCAGCAGGTCACCTCCCAGATCCTGCTCCCGAATCAAAACACAAAGTCAGGAGGGATTGCTGTGCCGAGCACTGAAAGCCAAGAACAAATCCAGCATGCCCAGGAACAATTCCCTCTCCACAGAGGAGAGCAGCTCCACTGATAACAGCCCCAGTGCCATAAGGCGGGCCTCAGGGGGGCTGCTCACCACACGGACCTGCAGCATGTCCTGTTCTCCCATCTTTCCCCTGGACCTGGGCAGCAGCCGGGAGAGAAGAGTGGGAGAGAGCGTGGTGGTGATGGCCAAGGGGGGCACGTTGAGGCTATTGGCTGAATACTGCTTGGAGAATGAAAGGCTGCGGATCCGCCTGATCAGTGCAGAGGGTTTATATGAGGACTCTGTAGAGCCCAAAACCATCAACTGCTGTATCACCTTCTCCCTGGTGCCagggaaaacacagaagcagagaagcaCTGTtataaagagaagcagaaatccCATCTTCAATGAGGACTTCTTTTTTGATGGTAttgcagaagagcagctttACAGTCGCTCTGTAAGAATGAAAGCAGTGAATAAAGGGTGCAATATGAAACGGGATTACACCTTAGGGAAGCAGGAATTGTCTTTAATAAGTATGTTGTCAGTGTAA